The genomic DNA CTACATGGGGGAAAGGTTTTGGAGCACCCAGATGACGCGGCCCACGGTGCGCTCGGTCATTTCGGCGGCCGGGATGGTCAGGTCGGAGTACTGGCCGTTTTCCGCCTTGAGCAGGAAGGTGTCGCCCTGCATGAATACGCGGCGGATGGTCAGTCCCTGGTGCGGGAAGTACACGGCACACAGATCGCCGTCGGGATGTTCCTTCTGATTGCAGTCGATGCCGACGAATGCTCCGCGGCCGATGACCGGGGCCATGCTTGCGGAGTCGTTTTTCACGACCTGAAGCTTCGGGCGGCAGAAGGATTCGGGCACGGACAGTTCCTCAACGGACTTGGGTTCCCATGCGGCTGCTTCCTTGTTCGCGCCAGCCATGGTGGACACGGGGACCACGCGGCTGCGGGAGTTCATCTTGCCATAGGGAGCCGGGGTTTCCTTGAGCAGGGTGTCTGCCGGAATCTTGGCCTTTGCGTCGTTGATGTAGACAGGCTCGACGCCTTCGGACAGCCAGTCCGGGTCGAGGCCGTGGCTGCGGTAGAGCTTGAGGAACCAGTCTGCCGGAATGGAACACCGGCGTTTGGCGTCGGAGATGCTGGATTGGCGGTTAAGATGCAGAATCAAATTGCGGTTAATTTTTAATAAAATTATATTTTATTACGAATAACTAAAGCAAAGCCGCACATCTCCCAGACTTTAAGCACAATCAGATTAAAGTAGCATAAACACAAATCGTTAAGATCATGCTAAACCTCACTCTCAAAAACAAATAGGCCCCATACCCTTCATTTAGAAAGCACCTCACCCATCGCAACTGTATTACACCTTCTTTCGTCTTTAGCTCACTCTATTTTTCAAATTAAGACTTCCAGTCGCTTCTTGCTTGGCAAACAAGGAGGAATATATGGAAGTGCTTTTTTTGCTTTTTCTCACAGGTATCTTTTTTATCTTTGTAATGCGCCTGCTGTTAACGGCCATCTGGAGAATGTCCAGCCCCCTCCGATGGCTTTTCGGCATTCCCGAGTACGACCAAGGATCTCCTTTCTGGACGGGCTTCTGGGTTGCCGCGTGGTCTAAATTCATCAACCGGAATCAACAATTCCATAGATAGAACCAGCCCTCCCACATGCCGCACAAAAAAATGCACCATCGTTTTTTCAAAATTCCCTTCTCGCACCACTCTTGAATTTTCAAAGACACAGCGGCAACGGCAAGGAAACCAAACAACCAAACAAACTGGAGGAACAAATGTTCACCAACACTCACTCTGAAACGGCAATGGCTCTCAACGAAACCCTTATGAATTCAGAACTCCTCCCTGCCGGAATCTTCCGAGGCGAAGAGGAACTCCCTGCCGGGACCTTCCGAGGAGAAGAAGAACTTCCCGCCGGGACATTTCGAGGCGAAGAAGAATTGCCGGCAGGTACATTCAGGTACATCACCCGGCTCCCCTCTACTTTCTTCAGCGTCCTGGAAGAAGACTATGACGAGGAAGAGGAAGAACAGGAGCGCGAACAAGAAGCGTAACAGCAGACCTGATTGGAGAGGGCTATCAGCCCTCTCCAATCAGAGAAAATCAAAATCATTTTTTAATATCTCCCCTTCGCCCCATTTTTGATTTTTAAAGCAACCAAACAGGGATCACCCACAAAAACGACCACAAAGGAGAAAGCCATGCATCACAGGATTACCGATGAATTCCAACCCACCCCTTTCCATAAGAGCCCGAGCATGACTCGATACGTGGTCGAAACAACCTTTGACTTGGAAACCCAGCCTATTTTTGGCGGCACGGAAACTCAGTAACCAACAGGAGAGCAACACCATGCCCGACCTCAAACGCCTCCACAAGGACAGCTACGACATCCCCTCCTATGGCATGTCCTTCACCTTCGACTACGTGAAACAGGACAACGGCACGATCCACATCTACATCCTGCGACAACCGGCCTACAAACCCGGTCAGGCAATTGGGGGCCACGAAACTCATCGATACGGTCTCGGCGAAGAAAGACCATATATCTGTTACGACCCCATGCCCAGGTCCCTTAGCAGCGCAAAGGCCATCTCAGCCGAATGGGCCAGAAGAACCGCTTACTACATCCGCTACGGTAGATGGCTCAACAAATCCTCTTAAACCATAGGATACTTCCATGCGAAACAACCATCTCTCTCTTAAAATGTCAGGTATCGTTTACAACCAGATTTTTTTATTCATCGGCTCACACCCTGCCGAAAGAGGCGGCATTCTTGGAATGGACAAAGATGGTGTCATTCGCCACTTCATCCCAGATGCCGGGGCCAAGACATCCTATGCGTCCTATTCTCCGGATGTCGCTTTTCTCAACCCCAGGATTAGTCAGTGGAAGCGAAAAGGCATTACCTTCTGCGGCGTTGTTCACAGCCATCCTCGTGGCATCATCCAGCCGTCGGAAGCAGATCGGCAGTACGCTGCCCAAATCCTGAAGATCTTCAAGAGTATTGATCGGCTCTGGCTTCCCATCGTTCAAAGCAGCATCGACTCCAAGCGGTTCGACATCCTTGGCTATTATGCCGAACTGGAAGGCAAGAAGCACAAGAAATGTAGAATCCGAAAAGTATCCCTGGATGTATTAGGCCTTGTTTCCCCGCATGGCGAAGCATACGCATCCGTCTCCAACAAGTATGAAAGAAACCGTGTGCCGACCGACTTGGACCATCTTGATTCCTGCTACATCTATGGTCCTCCCTGCGGCCAGCTTACCAGGCAGGAGCGCTCAAAACACTCACTGTATGAGAAGTTCACTCCCCGGAGCAATGCTGCGGAGTTAAAGCCGACACCCCCAAAAAAAGCTGCGACTCTCCCCAAAAACGATGCGGCTCCTGCTAGCCCGAACCCCACCATCACCACAAGGGAGGAGATGGACAGAACGACCCAAATGCCCAGAGGACCTTTTCACTTCCCTGCTCAACATCAAAGTGTAGAAGAGGTAACTATGCAACGCTCCGTGAACAATGCTAGCCAGGCCCATCGCCCAAAAGGCACTGTAAAAGTACAAGAGGACAACACTCTCCCTAAAGGAACACTGAAATGCGACGCCCTTGTAGCCAGTCAAAGCGAAATCAGCGACAATCCGTCCGCTGCGGTTCTGGAATGCTCCACACTTCATACCCTGCTTCATGGCACAACCCTACAAAACGGCATCGCCAGACAGGGGCAGCCGACACAACTGCCTCCCCTGTCCAAAGAAGAAGCCAGTCTTTATGTCGAGGCTTCACGCATACGTGATCGCCACCTTGAACGGCACGAAGGTTCATACAACCTCTCGCTCCTGGATAAGACGCGGCTCGTCATTGTAGGCACCGGCGGAGCCTCTTCTCTGGTAACCAACTGCGCCCGGATGGGATTCGGTGAATTCGTCCTCATTGATCCGGACATCATTTCCAGCAGCAATGTCGGCACGCAAAAAGCTTCACCCCACGCCATCGGGCAACACAAAGTTGAACGACTCGCAGAAGAGATCAGGGACATAAACCCCACTGCTTCCGTGCTCGCCATCCCTGCTGAACTGGATGCTATCAACGACGATCTGATGCAACGGCTGTATGAGGCCCCGCTCCGCTCCTGCCAAATCAACACGGCAAAAGGCTTGATATGGGCTCCATTCTCACCGGACAGGACCATTCTGCTTGTCCTGACAGACAGCTTCATCGCACAAAGCCGTGGCCACCGGCTGGCCCTTCACTTCGGTATCCCCACAGTGTGCGCCCAAGAGTATACTGAAGGACTGGGCGGGGAAATCACATACACCATTCCTGGAGTAACGACTACCTGTCACCGTTGCATCACCTCATCACGATACAAGGCCTACCTTGAAGAGGGGTACACCAACATCGTAACCTCTGCGGGAGCCCCTATTTTCGCGGCTGAATATCTCAATGCGGTAATCGGTCATATGCTTCTCGCGGTAACCCACCACGGGACTGACCACGAACGCTGGGGACATACTATTGCGGACCTGGGACAACGTAACCTCCTCCGCCTGAGAATGGATCCCCATTTCGACAAACGGTTCGGGGTAGATGCCTTCACTTCCAGACTGAAGGGGTTGGATGACCAGCACATGCTTCAGATGTTCGACACGTTGTTCCTCACGCAGACTCCAGACTGCGGACAAACTCCACAACGCCCCATCTGCCCGGATTGCGGCGGCACCGGGGACTTGTCGAAGGCAGTGGGAACGTTCGCCGACACTCGTCAAATACGCACAGCAAGGAAGGTATAACATGTATCAGTTCTTCACCCCCGACCAGGCCGGATTCAACGCACTTTCCTCCCGCGCCAAAGGCGCCTGCCTCCGCTACCAAAACCAGGAGATGCCCCCCGGGGCATCTCCCCAGAGGGCCAGTATAGGCTTCGAACGAGACGCAAACAGCAACGAAAGCACTCTTTGGGTCTCCAATGGAGTAGTTTACACCGGAGACAATGACGAAGTCAGGCAATGGTTTCAGGAAGGCAAGCGGATTTTCCCCAGCTTCGACGCGTTAAGGGCATGGGTCCAATCCTCCCTCGCCTCGGCATACGGGGTCAATGTCGTCGACAGTCAATTCGCAGAGCACTACCCCATTTATATAGACGCCGACGAAATCAACGACCGTTTGCAAGAAAAGATCATTGGCCAAGGCAGCGCCTTGAAAATACTGGCTGGTGTGGTCGCACGGCAGCATGCACGCCAAAAACCTACCAGGCCTGCGGTGTTGTTTGCGGTGGGACCCAGTGGAGTCGGGAAGACCCGGACCTGCACAGAATTGGGAAGCATTCTCGCCGACATGCGAGATAGGGATGAAAACGGGGGGTTCTTGCGCCTGGACATGAACGAGTATCAGGAAAGGTTCCGCTTGAGCCAATTGATCGGCAGTCCCAACGGTTACGTCGGATTTGGCGAAACCAGCCAGTTGATTTCGACCTTACAAAAAAATCCGTATGTGACTATACTTTTTGATGAAATCGAAAAATCTCATCCTGCAATCCTCCAATTCCTGATGAACATGATGGATGCCGGACGCATCTCCAGTCCCACAGACTCTGGAAGCGGCCATGGAGTGGACTGCAGCAAGGCGACCTTGCTTTTCACCAGCAATCTTAAAGCCGACGAGATTCTGAAGGAAATCCGTAATTCACAAGGGACACAAGAAGGGCTCTCCAAGAACGCGATATGCCGAAAACACCTGCTGCGTGCCGGCATCCCGCGAGAGATACTCGGTCGCATTGCCACCTTCCTAGTTTTCCATCCCCTTGACCAATCAACCCGTCAACAAATCCTTGAAATGCAAATCAGGGAATTAGGGGAAGAGTACGGCGTTCAAGTTCAATCCATTTGCCCCCAAACTCTGGAAGAGCTCTCCAAAGAGCACGGAGACAATAATTATGGTGTCCGTCCAGCGTACTCAACCCTTGATGCCAGGTTTGGCCCGACATTCATGGAAGCAGCACGAAAGGCACAAGAGACGGATGGCGCCATAGATCAACCGGTACTGGAGAATATTGGATAAGGGACTATTTAGAACACAACCTAACTATTGACATTTGACTGTGCGCCTGCAAATGAATTAAAATTCTATAAATATAATCAGTTAACTTGTGAGGGCTGAAATGAATGGTGCAATACAAAATAGTGATCGCCCTGAAACTTTCTCAAAGGAAGAGCTACTTGACGGGGAAAACGAAACTGCAACAACTTTGCTGGAAGCCGTTGCTTGGGCAGTCTATAAAAGCATGTCCAAGAACCCAATGGTTTCTTCCGTCGACTGGTTTTTTCTAGAATACCCACGTGACAAGAAACTGATGAAGGCCATTCGAGAAGATATCCGAATGCACATCAGGAGTTTAAAAAAAGTGCCTGCCAACGGATTCGGATTCAAGTGGATTAAATTCTCGTACATCAATTCATACATCTCAAGAAGCAAAGAGGAAAACTTCCCCTTGTACTTCTGGGACAGGACACGGGACGCCCTCAACAATTCGTCAGAAATCCAAACGACATACGAGATGGACAACCAGAAGTATTCAACAGAACCGATCTCCACCAACGCCATCTCTGAGAACGAGCTCGCGGAGTTAGGCAGCACTCAGAGCTATCCGGCTCCGTCGGTTTTGGAATCACAGCTGATAGCTCAAGTTCGCGCAAAGGACATCGTTTTGATGGCAACAAACTTTTGGCATGAGGTAATAAAACGAGCTCAGCGCTCTGTTCCAGTATTTACTAAGAGCTTTATCGGTTATCTCAAGACACATTACAGCTGCTTGGGAACACGTAGCAGGGAGAACCTCTCCTACGATGAGGCATACCACCAAGACAGCAGTAAAGCGGATAACAGCGTCTTCCCCCCTCCTGTTGACGAGTCTCGCGACAAGGCCTTCATGGGCAAAGCTGTCGAGATTCTTTCCGGCTGCAAGGACGTGTGGAAAATGGCCTTTGTGCTTAAATGGACCATGGGCCCTAAAGAGCCTACTGATGTCCTTTTGAATGACATCTGTGACGTGACAAACGCCAAGAACGGATATTCTAAGATAGTGGACCGATGCAATCAGGCTATACAGGATCTCTCTGAGGGGTGGCCAATGGACGAAACGGCATACACGCACTTCGCCTCCTGCGTCATGAAGGAATGCTTGAAATCCGTCAAAAACGATATCCTAACTCGGTTCGAGGAACTGAATCTCAATAAGGAGTGTCTGCAATGGTAAAGTTGACAAACATCCCCAACTACATGGAACGAATCCGATACGCACTCAATGCGGCAAGTGAAGAACGATTCTGTCCACCTGACAGCGAGTTGTTCACAGCTCGTAAATCCGACCAGATGCAGCGCCATTTAGACAACTGTGAATCTTGCCGTGACAGGCTCGAGGCGTTTATCGAGTTTGAATATACCCCTCAAAATTCCAGTCAACAAACAACAAGTACCCAACAAAGACCGGCAAGCGGGGACCTTTGGACTATCCGGCCGGACCTTGCAGGGTGGGATGATAGTGGTCGCTATTTCAACAGCCCGACAATTCTGGTGCTTAATTTTCAGGACAACCAAACTATTCTCGCAGCCCAGACATGTGGCATTGAGGAGTTGGCGTACCAAGGCGATCTGATACTGGATGCTCCATATGCGGGGTTTGTTGAGCCGTGGAATACCAAATTCATTTCGATCGACAGCCTGGAAAAGAAGGTAGGAGAGGTCTCTACGAACTTGGTGAAAACGGTATGCAAATATGAAGAGACGGCCCCGGTAGACACGCTGCCTTTCCTAATTAAACAATTTAGGAGGCAGGAGTGTGAAGTTGCGGATTATGTCGAATCGAAAAGCAAGTCGCTGGTTACCCCCTCTTATTTGGCTCGACTCTTTGAGGTTCCCGTTGGATACGAGCTACTCTGTAGCGATGAAAAACTTGAACACTCATTTGCAGCTGCGACCACGACTATAGAAAGGGAAGTACCAGGAGGAGAAGGAGGGGTAATTGCCAACATTGAAAGCTCCAAAGGAAAAATTACCATACGTTTTGTTGGACTTGATTCATATGGGAGTGTTCTAGCCGGTCTGTTCAACAAAACTCGGAAACAAGCGATCCCTCTTAGAGAGAGAGGGGGAAGTAAGACTCTTCAGTTCTCCATACGACCTGGAGCAGAAGCAGAATTGTATTTTGACCCAAGTGACGATATTAATGATGAATTTGAAATTGTTCTCGCAGCCCCCTCAAGCAAGGAGTAGTTATGCGGTTTGGATTTCCTCTATATAGTGAAGAAAGAGAAAAGGCTTACCCTGTTTGGGTTAGGCTGCGAGACAAAGTACAAGAGGGCCCCACCATTACCTGGAATGGCGAGAGGCTTAGAGATGATAAGCCAATTCTGAGAAACGCAAGTTTTAATGAGATTCTGTCCCACATTACAACGGCATTTGATGTAGCATTCACCACGGAGCTCGACTTGAAGCCCGACAATGGTCGGGTGGAAATAGCAGGACAATCGGCGGGGCTCTGTATGGAGGCTTGCAAGATTTTCAAAACGAACGCCTCTGACACAGACATTCTTTTTACTGGTCAAGTGCACAACGGTTGTCTACGAGCTCTAGGCCCTAAAGGGCATGTCGAAGAAAAAATGATGTGTGCGATTGACCACTCGGCGATTCTGGTAGTTCCCTTTGAAGATGCCGAATATATAAACAAACGCCACATTAAAGCTGACAGAGAAGAGGGAGAGCAATCTCAGTATTTACTTGTCCCTCTAGACTGTGTGGCAACAGATCAAGATAAAGTCAGTAACAATAGCAGGCGCCTAAAGGAGGATTTTGAAAAACAACAAAACCATATTCTGATTGCCATACACGGAGATAATTGGAAGTGCGCAATTGGAGAAGGCTTGAATCTCACACAACGAGTCCCACTTAAAGGCACTCAGGATGAAAATCTTGTGGCTTTTTCCGATAAGACTTTCAGTGATCTTTTTTCCTGCGCCTTGCCCAGTCTTGCCCAGCACAAGCCCTCTGATTTCAAAAAATACATTACAACAAATACTTATGACAACAACCATCTGTTCAAGAACGGCATTCTCGACATCGCCGTAAGAGCTGATAAAGGTTTTTTTGCAAAAGGCACAACGGGCTATTTTCCAAAGGGCAACTTACTCATTGGGGGGGCTACAGGTTGTGGGAAAACCCTACTGGCATATGCGTTGCTACTCAATGCAGTCTCCGAGTACGATGGGAATGCCATATATGTGGCTCCCACGAAAGAGCTTGTTTACGAAGCCGCAGAGGCTTTTCGAAACATCCTTCCTCAATATCCCAAGTCAGCATCTAAACCGATGATCAATTCGGCAACTGAAGTTTTTGTCTCTACGGGTGAATACGCAGAAAACGATTGGCGAATAGCCAATGGGAGCTTTAAAGTCGCCTTCATAGTATATGAAAAAGCAAACCTTTTTATTAAATCTGAACAACTAATAAACAATCTGGCCTTTGTTGCCATTGATGAACTGCACATGTTCTCCGATGACTCTCGAGGAGGTGTGTTAGATACATTTGTAACTAAAGTCCTCGACCAAGCGGAAAAGAGAAAAGGAGACCCGAACTTTACTAACTCCAACAGCCTCCGAGTGCTTGGCATAACAACCGAAGCAGTCGAAGACGACATCAATTTAGAGGCTTATTTTCAAGGCAAGAGCGGGGAAAAGTGCAAAACTGTCATGGCACACAATCGCCCCATCCCTGTAGCACATTATATTCAGCCAAACTTCTGTGACATGGAGTATCCTCCAACTGAAATTAATACTTTTACAGGGACTCTAAGCCGTAATGTTGCCCCACTCCTTCTTTCTCAGCTTAAACAAGACATTAGTGACGCTACGAAGAGCGGACGACGCACCTCAGTCTCAAAATACATAGTCAGCCATTCAACCGGTCACCGTAAAGTAATCGTAGCGGGAACAGCCATTCCTATCTTGCTGGGAGAAGGGAAAAAAATAGCTAAAAAGCGGTCAAACTATTCCCGACTCAGTGCAGCAGATGAAGCCAGTCTCTCTGAAGCATTAAACAAGTCTAACCTGCCAACATCTTTTGCCAAACAGTTGTTGCAAAGAGCTCGAAAGGGCGTTTTCTTCCACTACTCCTCCTTGGACCCACATGTACGTAAACTTATGGCCGATCTTTTCAGGCAAAAGAGCAAAAGTGATCTTCCTTACCCAGACATCCTTTTTGCAACCGAGACAATTACTTACGGTCTTAACTTGCCAGCAGATTGCCTAATTCTCACTGGTATCATATTTAGTCGCCAAAACACGATTACCGGGCAACACATAGACAAACCTCTTTCCAAACAGCAATTTCACAATTTGACAGGGCGAGTAGGCAGATATGGAAAGACGAAAAACACTAAGGGCTGCAAAGTTGTTATTATTGCTAGAAATTCAAACGAAGCGCGCACTGTTTTAAATGAATACGCAGGACTCTCTACCTGCCACAGCGGAGGAGTCTCTGCTGGAGAGCTTAAACTTGTTTCCGAGTATCTTGAGGACATTGAAAAAGAAACAGATCATTCATTTCAAACCCCAATTCATCTGCAGCAGATATCGTATTCTTTCTTCCGAATGGTTCTAGATGCTCTCAGATACAAGCAGCAAGAACGCGGAGACAGTGTAAATGAGGCCACAATTCTCCAACTGTTAAAACAAACTTTCACATGGCGATACCACAAGAGAAAATCGAAAGAGCTTGAAATGTTGACCCATATGGTGCTGGAGCAGACTGTTCGGTTAGAAAAAGATTTAAAGATACCAGAGATTATAGTCTGCCAAAAAAACCCGATATCACA from uncultured Pseudodesulfovibrio sp. includes the following:
- a CDS encoding S24 family peptidase: MILHLNRQSSISDAKRRCSIPADWFLKLYRSHGLDPDWLSEGVEPVYINDAKAKIPADTLLKETPAPYGKMNSRSRVVPVSTMAGANKEAAAWEPKSVEELSVPESFCRPKLQVVKNDSASMAPVIGRGAFVGIDCNQKEHPDGDLCAVYFPHQGLTIRRVFMQGDTFLLKAENGQYSDLTIPAAEMTERTVGRVIWVLQNLSPM
- a CDS encoding ThiF family adenylyltransferase; this translates as MRNNHLSLKMSGIVYNQIFLFIGSHPAERGGILGMDKDGVIRHFIPDAGAKTSYASYSPDVAFLNPRISQWKRKGITFCGVVHSHPRGIIQPSEADRQYAAQILKIFKSIDRLWLPIVQSSIDSKRFDILGYYAELEGKKHKKCRIRKVSLDVLGLVSPHGEAYASVSNKYERNRVPTDLDHLDSCYIYGPPCGQLTRQERSKHSLYEKFTPRSNAAELKPTPPKKAATLPKNDAAPASPNPTITTREEMDRTTQMPRGPFHFPAQHQSVEEVTMQRSVNNASQAHRPKGTVKVQEDNTLPKGTLKCDALVASQSEISDNPSAAVLECSTLHTLLHGTTLQNGIARQGQPTQLPPLSKEEASLYVEASRIRDRHLERHEGSYNLSLLDKTRLVIVGTGGASSLVTNCARMGFGEFVLIDPDIISSSNVGTQKASPHAIGQHKVERLAEEIRDINPTASVLAIPAELDAINDDLMQRLYEAPLRSCQINTAKGLIWAPFSPDRTILLVLTDSFIAQSRGHRLALHFGIPTVCAQEYTEGLGGEITYTIPGVTTTCHRCITSSRYKAYLEEGYTNIVTSAGAPIFAAEYLNAVIGHMLLAVTHHGTDHERWGHTIADLGQRNLLRLRMDPHFDKRFGVDAFTSRLKGLDDQHMLQMFDTLFLTQTPDCGQTPQRPICPDCGGTGDLSKAVGTFADTRQIRTARKV
- a CDS encoding AAA family ATPase, coding for MYQFFTPDQAGFNALSSRAKGACLRYQNQEMPPGASPQRASIGFERDANSNESTLWVSNGVVYTGDNDEVRQWFQEGKRIFPSFDALRAWVQSSLASAYGVNVVDSQFAEHYPIYIDADEINDRLQEKIIGQGSALKILAGVVARQHARQKPTRPAVLFAVGPSGVGKTRTCTELGSILADMRDRDENGGFLRLDMNEYQERFRLSQLIGSPNGYVGFGETSQLISTLQKNPYVTILFDEIEKSHPAILQFLMNMMDAGRISSPTDSGSGHGVDCSKATLLFTSNLKADEILKEIRNSQGTQEGLSKNAICRKHLLRAGIPREILGRIATFLVFHPLDQSTRQQILEMQIRELGEEYGVQVQSICPQTLEELSKEHGDNNYGVRPAYSTLDARFGPTFMEAARKAQETDGAIDQPVLENIG
- a CDS encoding DEAD/DEAH box helicase, with amino-acid sequence MRFGFPLYSEEREKAYPVWVRLRDKVQEGPTITWNGERLRDDKPILRNASFNEILSHITTAFDVAFTTELDLKPDNGRVEIAGQSAGLCMEACKIFKTNASDTDILFTGQVHNGCLRALGPKGHVEEKMMCAIDHSAILVVPFEDAEYINKRHIKADREEGEQSQYLLVPLDCVATDQDKVSNNSRRLKEDFEKQQNHILIAIHGDNWKCAIGEGLNLTQRVPLKGTQDENLVAFSDKTFSDLFSCALPSLAQHKPSDFKKYITTNTYDNNHLFKNGILDIAVRADKGFFAKGTTGYFPKGNLLIGGATGCGKTLLAYALLLNAVSEYDGNAIYVAPTKELVYEAAEAFRNILPQYPKSASKPMINSATEVFVSTGEYAENDWRIANGSFKVAFIVYEKANLFIKSEQLINNLAFVAIDELHMFSDDSRGGVLDTFVTKVLDQAEKRKGDPNFTNSNSLRVLGITTEAVEDDINLEAYFQGKSGEKCKTVMAHNRPIPVAHYIQPNFCDMEYPPTEINTFTGTLSRNVAPLLLSQLKQDISDATKSGRRTSVSKYIVSHSTGHRKVIVAGTAIPILLGEGKKIAKKRSNYSRLSAADEASLSEALNKSNLPTSFAKQLLQRARKGVFFHYSSLDPHVRKLMADLFRQKSKSDLPYPDILFATETITYGLNLPADCLILTGIIFSRQNTITGQHIDKPLSKQQFHNLTGRVGRYGKTKNTKGCKVVIIARNSNEARTVLNEYAGLSTCHSGGVSAGELKLVSEYLEDIEKETDHSFQTPIHLQQISYSFFRMVLDALRYKQQERGDSVNEATILQLLKQTFTWRYHKRKSKELEMLTHMVLEQTVRLEKDLKIPEIIVCQKNPISQEEQFSLTSEGEALIDTGSKWQSIVPMRFWLDKISSTKDENLPVELLVPAFVACKELWHTYRNFFEEFEYENASSVHKGLEVANTLLKNEFRKLPNMEGKVDALCNHVGDLFYSYRSELKLSTKYEAVNRHSQAVFIRMIVALLRWVRGEELEEINRLRYASSDDPPEEDLIKNYGDKYGQKAAWLADMCLRFFFSNTLLSEKHARDLTSLAMRLRYGLPLKGLAFFKGSPMGFRLSRKEVISLLKHGATPETIILSDNPAGMAEKFSKDAADEINTSELTVPPEKIVTNIFKYYCNSLENLCGAFSRGASYRNDWEYMPKAIRNIFDTCEDINSEKSDWDKAIEEFIANYIKATQFGELKITTQSDDHTLRLSRGEGTEIILRFKTPYTEEDASGMRNNIVVRLPWKGNNVEQRGDIEMNIFGILSLTILLRGGSLSMKATKSWLLDAKEKGKRTCSHHDLLAIKSVKSKVPSEVLEAMLAIAEPEG